A window from Gasterosteus aculeatus chromosome 14, fGasAcu3.hap1.1, whole genome shotgun sequence encodes these proteins:
- the ehmt1b gene encoding histone-lysine N-methyltransferase EHMT1 isoform X8: MASVGTEPAGLAKGSVDNGASTKKEEHDAASNGEERPDVDKDVAARLSSSPPAEAMLNGTECDAAWRRSSPTRGSATSNNKTFLLLNENGALDAEPPHGSVTGSNGFILTKQQQDEGAGSGSAAKPGPGVSPHRTNWLPSGSPTGTHTTKSSPASASGCAQSSGTLRTDPSTGTTSGQETSDTKNGTASSPVPVPAAVTIHRARKTMSRPAVTPAQKLLNRELREAKSAKTETRVEPSQQPSAQNHLPQNSPDSPASAPTASSPVPPAAPATPPAPPAPEDAPDPPASAAPQASPTPPAPAKLQLGPYSGGLSLRKKKRRMGMYSLVPKKKTKVLKQRTVLEMFNELRESAKSPQAKEVANINGEKFEIASEEEESEEVESEEEERQQRTEEPVSTVQEATSEPVSQMQVGDEVESEESGEEDGEEEGTESDLSTESSLKKLKKKMKSDGPWLKPSRKRRRRRRRIKAKDLEAADQPEASAQAERADGEERMQLCSPESINLNEPPKPTAPPQNKADTSGSVIEEAQELPLCSCRMETPKSREILTLADRKCMATESVDGQLTRCQGAILKHEMMRPSNSVQLLVLCEDHRNGMVKHQCCPGCGFFCRAGTFMECQPDLSISHRFHRACASVLKGQSFCPHCGEEAGKAKEVTIAKADTTSTVPPVPALTHGPATPGVPEGRADTTTGSSSVPALGAEVSGRADSSLSTPSAHGLDTFAVAGSSRTSTPPSGLATAVLPAIPPGPPRETLESILVALDTEKPKKLRFHPKQLYLSAKQGELKKVLLMLVDGIDPNFKMDSQNKRTPLHAAAEGGYKDICHMLVQAGANLDMCDDDQRTPLMEACENDHIETAQYLLRAGASVTHKDVEGFTCLHLAAKSGHYNIVEHLLSTGLININCQDDGGWTAMIWATEYKHVDQVNLLLCKGADINIRDKEENICLHWAAFSGSVEIAELLLNARCDLQAVNIHGDSPLHIAARENRFECVTLFLTRGADVFLKNREGETPPDCCSHNSKAWAALQTNRRERDARSTRLSRVEAKVLQSDIALGQEKVPLPCVNSVDSEPYPDDYKYIPENCVTSPMNIDRNITHLQYCVCKENCSTSICMCGQLSLRCWYDKRGCLLPEFCREEPPLIFECNHACSCWRTCKNRVVQNGIRTRLQLFRTSKKGWGVRAVQDIPQGTFVCEYVGEIISEAEAEMRQNDTYLFSLDDKPQDLYCIDARFYGNISRFLNHMCEPNLFACRVFTTHQDLRFPHIAFFASENIKAGEELGFNYGDHFWEVKSKSFSCECGSSMCKYSSAAMASLQADSTPEGRQQPSASPDTSSSNAPTSPS; the protein is encoded by the exons ATGGCTTCGGTTGGAACCGAG CCCGCTGGTCTAGCCAAGGGCAGCGTGGATAACGGTGCATCCACAAAGAAAGAGGAACATGATGCCGCAAGCAACGGAGAGGAGAGACCAG ATGTAGACAAAGACGTAGCTGCTAGACTGTCCTCTTCCCCTCCAGCAGAGGCGATGCTGAACGGCACGGAATGTGACGCGGCGTGGCGCAGGAGCAGCCCGACGCGCGGCTCTGCCACCAGCAACAACAAGACTTTTCTGTTGCTCAACGAAAACGGCGCGCTGGACGCGGAGCCGCCGCACGGTTCCGTCACTGGGAGCAACGGATTCATTCTCActaagcagcagcaggacgaggGCGCCGGCTCCGGCTCTGCGGCAAAGCCGGGTCCGGGAGTCTCCCCCCACAGGACTAACTGGTTGCCTTCGGGCTCACCGACGGGGACACACACGACCAAATCTTCCCCGGCATCGGCGTCCGGGTGCGCGCAGAGTTCAGGCACGCTAAGGACTGACCCCAGTACGGGGACTACGTCGGGACAGGAGACATCAGACACTAAGAACGGCACGGCCTCGTCTCCTGTCCCGGTTCCGGCAGCCGTCACGATACACAGAGCGCGCAAGACCATGTCCAGACCCGCTGTGACCCCGGCACAAAAG CTTCTTAACCGGGAATTAAGGGAAGCAAAGAGTGCCAAAACGGAGACTCGCGTTGAACCCTCGCAGCAGCCCTCGGCGCAGAACCATCTACCTCAGAATAGCCCGGACAGTCCAGCTTCAGCACCAACCGCTTCATCGCCAGTACCTCCGGCTGCTCCCGCTACACCTCCGGCCCCTCCAGCTCCCGAGGATGCTCCGGACCCCCCGGCTTCTGCGGCTCCTCAAGCCAGTCCCACTCCTCCGGCTCCAGCCAAGCTCCAACTAG GTCCGTACTCGGGAGGGTTGTCGTtacggaagaagaagaggaggatgggaATGTACAGTCTGGTTCCCAAGAAGAAAACCAAAGTGCTTAAGCAGAGAACTGTGCTGGAAATGTTCAATGAACTGCGAGAGTCCGCCAAGAGCCCTCAG GCTAAAGAGGTAGCGAACATAAATGGCGAGAAGTTCGAAATTGCATCTGAAGAAGAGGAGTCCGAGGAGGTGGagtctgaggaagaggagcgtcAGCAGCGGACAGAAGAACCCGTCAGCACCGTCCAGGAAGCAACATCGGAACCTGTCTCTCAG ATGCAGGTGGGCGATGAGGTGGAGTCTGAGGAGTCcggagaagaagatggagaggaggaaggcacAGAGTCCGACTTG AGCACCGAGTCCAGTCTGAAgaagttgaaaaagaaaatgaagagcGACGGCCCGTGGCTCAAGCCGTCCAGgaaacggaggaggaggaggaggaggataaaggCCAAAG ACCTGGAGGCAGCGGATCAGCCCGAAGCTTCAGCTCAGGCCGAGCGGGCGGACGGGGAGGAGCGCATGCAGCTTTGCTCCCCGGAGTCCATCAACCTCAACGAGCCCCCGAAGCCAACGGCTCCCCCACAGAACAAAG CAGACACTTCGGGGTCCGTGATCGAGGAAGCTCAAGAGCTTCCACTCTGCAGCTGCCGCATGGAGACGCCCAAGAGTCGAGAGATTCTCACGCtggcagacaggaagtgcatgGCCACGGAGAGCGTTGACGGACAGCTGACCCGCTGCCAGGGTGCCATACTGAAACATGAAATGATGCGTCCCTCCAACTCTGTTCAGCTGCTGGTCCTGTGCGAGGACCACCGCAACGGCATGGTGAAGCACCAGTGCTGCCCCGGCTGCGGCTTCTTCTGCAGGGCT GGGACCTTCATGGAGTGCCAACCGGACCTCAGCATCTCTCACCGTTTCCATCGTGCTTGTGCGTCAGTGCTGAAAGGTCAAAGCTTCTGTCCCCACTGTGGAGAGGAGGCGGGCAAGGCCAAGGAGGTCACCATCGCCAAGGCCGACACCACCTCTACTGTGCCCCCCGTGCCGGCGCTCACACACGGACCCGCTACGCCCGGGGTCCCCGAGGGCCGAGCGGACACCACCACCGGCAG CTCCTCTGTTCCTGCGTTGGGGGCGGAGGTCAGCGGCAGGGCCGACAGCTCGCTGTCGACTCCCTCCGCACACGGACTCGACACCTTTGCCGTTGCCGGGTCGTCCAGGACCTCAACGCCGCCGTCCGGGCTGGCGACAGCGGTGCTACCCGCAATCCCTCCAGGGCCGCCGAGAGAGACTCTGGAGAGCATCCTGGTGGCGCTCGACACGGAGAA GCCAAAGAAGCTGCGCTTTCACCCCAAACAGCTTTACCTCTCAGCCAAACAGGGAGAACTGAAGAAGGTCTTGCTCATGTTGG TGGACGGTATCGACCCTAACTTCAAGATGGATTCTCAGAACAAACGCACTCCGCTCCACGCTGCAGCGGAGGGAGGCTACAAAGACATCTGCCACATGCTCGTGCAG GCGGGAGCAAACTTAGACATGTGTGACGACGATCAGCGCACGCCACTGATGGAGGCCTGCGAGAACGACCACATTGAGACGGCGCAGTACCTGCTGAGAGCTGGAGCCAGCGTCACGCACAAG GATGTTGAAGGATTCACGTGTCTGCATCTAGCTGCAAAGTCTGGCCATTACAACATCGTTGAGCATCTTCTGTCTACAGGCTTAATCAACATTAACTGTCAG GATGATGGAGGTTGGACAGCCATGATCTGGGCAACGGAGTACAAACATGTGGACCAGGTGAATCTGCTTCTGTGCAAAGGTGCCGACATCAACATAAGGGACAAG GAAGAGAACATCTGCCTTCACTGGGCGGCGTTCTCGGGCAGCGTGGAGATCGCCGAGCTTCTACTGAACGCCCGCTGCGACCTGCAGGCGGTCAACATCCACGGAGACTCTCCTCTACACATCGCTGCTCGGGAGAATCGCTTTGAATGTGTCAC GCTCTTCCTCACTCGGGGAGCAGATGTGTTTCTGAAGAACCGCGAGGGAGAGACTCCACCAGACTGCTGCAGCCACAACTCCAAGGCCTGGGCGGCCCTGCAGACCAACCGGAGGGAGAGGGACGCCAGGAGCACCAGGCTCTCTCGAGTGGAGGCGAAAGTCCTTCAGAG TGACATAGCTCTGGGGCAAGAGAAGGTTCCCCTTCCCTGTGTCAACTCTGTGGACAGCGAACCATACCCGGACGACTACAAATACATCCCCGAAAACTGTGTCACCTCCCCCATGAACATCGACAGGAACATAACGCACTTACAG TACTGTGTTTGTAAAGAAAACTGTTCCACGAGTATCTGCATGTGTGGGCAACTGAGTCTGCGCTGCTGGTACGACAAG AGGGGTTGTCTGCTACCTGAGTTCTGCCGGGAGGAGCCTCCGCTCATCTTTGAGTGCAACCATGCATGCTCCTGTTGGAGGACCTGCAAGAACCGCGTGGTGCAAAACGGAATCAG GACCCGGCTTCAGCTCTTCAGGACCAGTAAGAAGGGCTGGGGTGTCCGTGCAGTACAAGACATACCACAGGGGACCTTTGTATGCGA GTACGTTGGTGAGATCATCTCCGAAGCCGAAGCAGAAATGAGGCAGAATGACACTTACCTGTTCAGCCTGGATGATAAG CCACAAGACCTATACTGCATCGACGCTCGTTTCTATGGAAACATCAGCCGCTTCCTCAATCACATGTGCGAGCCCAACCTGTTTGCCTGTCGAGTGTTCACGACCCACCAGGACCTCCGGTTCCCACACATTGCCTTCTTTGCCAGTGAAAACATCAAGGCTGGAGAAGAGCTCGG atttAATTACGGCGACCACTTCTGGGAAGTCAAAAGCAAGTCGTTCAGCTGCGAATGCGGTTCTTCCATGTGCAAGTACTCGTCAGCGGCCATGGCGTCGCTGCAGGCCGACAGCACACCAGAGGGCCGGCAGCAGCCCAGTGCGTCGCCCGACACCAGCTCTTCTAACGCCCCTACCAGCCCGTCCTAA
- the ehmt1b gene encoding histone-lysine N-methyltransferase EHMT1 isoform X4, producing the protein MLCGDSSGEEHRQREPPGHMTGEVHAGKEKGKEEQSGRHVLVLSPSLEHSHSLTPTPSLSHCDAFIFSMEAMRRKQPAGLAKGSVDNGASTKKEEHDAASNGEERPDVDKDVAARLSSSPPAEAMLNGTECDAAWRRSSPTRGSATSNNKTFLLLNENGALDAEPPHGSVTGSNGFILTKQQQDEGAGSGSAAKPGPGVSPHRTNWLPSGSPTGTHTTKSSPASASGCAQSSGTLRTDPSTGTTSGQETSDTKNGTASSPVPVPAAVTIHRARKTMSRPAVTPAQKLLNRELREAKSAKTETRVEPSQQPSAQNHLPQNSPDSPASAPTASSPVPPAAPATPPAPPAPEDAPDPPASAAPQASPTPPAPAKLQLGPYSGGLSLRKKKRRMGMYSLVPKKKTKVLKQRTVLEMFNELRESAKSPQAKEVANINGEKFEIASEEEESEEVESEEEERQQRTEEPVSTVQEATSEPVSQMQVGDEVESEESGEEDGEEEGTESDLSTESSLKKLKKKMKSDGPWLKPSRKRRRRRRRIKAKDLEAADQPEASAQAERADGEERMQLCSPESINLNEPPKPTAPPQNKDTSGSVIEEAQELPLCSCRMETPKSREILTLADRKCMATESVDGQLTRCQGAILKHEMMRPSNSVQLLVLCEDHRNGMVKHQCCPGCGFFCRAGTFMECQPDLSISHRFHRACASVLKGQSFCPHCGEEAGKAKEVTIAKADTTSTVPPVPALTHGPATPGVPEGRADTTTGSSSVPALGAEVSGRADSSLSTPSAHGLDTFAVAGSSRTSTPPSGLATAVLPAIPPGPPRETLESILVALDTEKPKKLRFHPKQLYLSAKQGELKKVLLMLVDGIDPNFKMDSQNKRTPLHAAAEGGYKDICHMLVQAGANLDMCDDDQRTPLMEACENDHIETAQYLLRAGASVTHKDVEGFTCLHLAAKSGHYNIVEHLLSTGLININCQDDGGWTAMIWATEYKHVDQVNLLLCKGADINIRDKEENICLHWAAFSGSVEIAELLLNARCDLQAVNIHGDSPLHIAARENRFECVTLFLTRGADVFLKNREGETPPDCCSHNSKAWAALQTNRRERDARSTRLSRVEAKVLQSDIALGQEKVPLPCVNSVDSEPYPDDYKYIPENCVTSPMNIDRNITHLQYCVCKENCSTSICMCGQLSLRCWYDKRGCLLPEFCREEPPLIFECNHACSCWRTCKNRVVQNGIRTRLQLFRTSKKGWGVRAVQDIPQGTFVCEYVGEIISEAEAEMRQNDTYLFSLDDKPQDLYCIDARFYGNISRFLNHMCEPNLFACRVFTTHQDLRFPHIAFFASENIKAGEELGFNYGDHFWEVKSKSFSCECGSSMCKYSSAAMASLQADSTPEGRQQPSASPDTSSSNAPTSPS; encoded by the exons ATGCTCTGTGGAGACTCTTCCGGAGAGGAGCACCGACAGAGGGAGCCACCAGGTCACATGACCGGCGAGGTGCAtgcagggaaagaaaaaggaaaagaggagcAATCTGGTCGACACGTTCTcgtgctctctccctctctcgaaCACTCACACTCCCTCACACCcacaccgtctctctctcactgtgacGCCTTCATCTTCTCAATGGAGGCCATGAGAAGAAAGCAG CCCGCTGGTCTAGCCAAGGGCAGCGTGGATAACGGTGCATCCACAAAGAAAGAGGAACATGATGCCGCAAGCAACGGAGAGGAGAGACCAG ATGTAGACAAAGACGTAGCTGCTAGACTGTCCTCTTCCCCTCCAGCAGAGGCGATGCTGAACGGCACGGAATGTGACGCGGCGTGGCGCAGGAGCAGCCCGACGCGCGGCTCTGCCACCAGCAACAACAAGACTTTTCTGTTGCTCAACGAAAACGGCGCGCTGGACGCGGAGCCGCCGCACGGTTCCGTCACTGGGAGCAACGGATTCATTCTCActaagcagcagcaggacgaggGCGCCGGCTCCGGCTCTGCGGCAAAGCCGGGTCCGGGAGTCTCCCCCCACAGGACTAACTGGTTGCCTTCGGGCTCACCGACGGGGACACACACGACCAAATCTTCCCCGGCATCGGCGTCCGGGTGCGCGCAGAGTTCAGGCACGCTAAGGACTGACCCCAGTACGGGGACTACGTCGGGACAGGAGACATCAGACACTAAGAACGGCACGGCCTCGTCTCCTGTCCCGGTTCCGGCAGCCGTCACGATACACAGAGCGCGCAAGACCATGTCCAGACCCGCTGTGACCCCGGCACAAAAG CTTCTTAACCGGGAATTAAGGGAAGCAAAGAGTGCCAAAACGGAGACTCGCGTTGAACCCTCGCAGCAGCCCTCGGCGCAGAACCATCTACCTCAGAATAGCCCGGACAGTCCAGCTTCAGCACCAACCGCTTCATCGCCAGTACCTCCGGCTGCTCCCGCTACACCTCCGGCCCCTCCAGCTCCCGAGGATGCTCCGGACCCCCCGGCTTCTGCGGCTCCTCAAGCCAGTCCCACTCCTCCGGCTCCAGCCAAGCTCCAACTAG GTCCGTACTCGGGAGGGTTGTCGTtacggaagaagaagaggaggatgggaATGTACAGTCTGGTTCCCAAGAAGAAAACCAAAGTGCTTAAGCAGAGAACTGTGCTGGAAATGTTCAATGAACTGCGAGAGTCCGCCAAGAGCCCTCAG GCTAAAGAGGTAGCGAACATAAATGGCGAGAAGTTCGAAATTGCATCTGAAGAAGAGGAGTCCGAGGAGGTGGagtctgaggaagaggagcgtcAGCAGCGGACAGAAGAACCCGTCAGCACCGTCCAGGAAGCAACATCGGAACCTGTCTCTCAG ATGCAGGTGGGCGATGAGGTGGAGTCTGAGGAGTCcggagaagaagatggagaggaggaaggcacAGAGTCCGACTTG AGCACCGAGTCCAGTCTGAAgaagttgaaaaagaaaatgaagagcGACGGCCCGTGGCTCAAGCCGTCCAGgaaacggaggaggaggaggaggaggataaaggCCAAAG ACCTGGAGGCAGCGGATCAGCCCGAAGCTTCAGCTCAGGCCGAGCGGGCGGACGGGGAGGAGCGCATGCAGCTTTGCTCCCCGGAGTCCATCAACCTCAACGAGCCCCCGAAGCCAACGGCTCCCCCACAGAACAAAG ACACTTCGGGGTCCGTGATCGAGGAAGCTCAAGAGCTTCCACTCTGCAGCTGCCGCATGGAGACGCCCAAGAGTCGAGAGATTCTCACGCtggcagacaggaagtgcatgGCCACGGAGAGCGTTGACGGACAGCTGACCCGCTGCCAGGGTGCCATACTGAAACATGAAATGATGCGTCCCTCCAACTCTGTTCAGCTGCTGGTCCTGTGCGAGGACCACCGCAACGGCATGGTGAAGCACCAGTGCTGCCCCGGCTGCGGCTTCTTCTGCAGGGCT GGGACCTTCATGGAGTGCCAACCGGACCTCAGCATCTCTCACCGTTTCCATCGTGCTTGTGCGTCAGTGCTGAAAGGTCAAAGCTTCTGTCCCCACTGTGGAGAGGAGGCGGGCAAGGCCAAGGAGGTCACCATCGCCAAGGCCGACACCACCTCTACTGTGCCCCCCGTGCCGGCGCTCACACACGGACCCGCTACGCCCGGGGTCCCCGAGGGCCGAGCGGACACCACCACCGGCAG CTCCTCTGTTCCTGCGTTGGGGGCGGAGGTCAGCGGCAGGGCCGACAGCTCGCTGTCGACTCCCTCCGCACACGGACTCGACACCTTTGCCGTTGCCGGGTCGTCCAGGACCTCAACGCCGCCGTCCGGGCTGGCGACAGCGGTGCTACCCGCAATCCCTCCAGGGCCGCCGAGAGAGACTCTGGAGAGCATCCTGGTGGCGCTCGACACGGAGAA GCCAAAGAAGCTGCGCTTTCACCCCAAACAGCTTTACCTCTCAGCCAAACAGGGAGAACTGAAGAAGGTCTTGCTCATGTTGG TGGACGGTATCGACCCTAACTTCAAGATGGATTCTCAGAACAAACGCACTCCGCTCCACGCTGCAGCGGAGGGAGGCTACAAAGACATCTGCCACATGCTCGTGCAG GCGGGAGCAAACTTAGACATGTGTGACGACGATCAGCGCACGCCACTGATGGAGGCCTGCGAGAACGACCACATTGAGACGGCGCAGTACCTGCTGAGAGCTGGAGCCAGCGTCACGCACAAG GATGTTGAAGGATTCACGTGTCTGCATCTAGCTGCAAAGTCTGGCCATTACAACATCGTTGAGCATCTTCTGTCTACAGGCTTAATCAACATTAACTGTCAG GATGATGGAGGTTGGACAGCCATGATCTGGGCAACGGAGTACAAACATGTGGACCAGGTGAATCTGCTTCTGTGCAAAGGTGCCGACATCAACATAAGGGACAAG GAAGAGAACATCTGCCTTCACTGGGCGGCGTTCTCGGGCAGCGTGGAGATCGCCGAGCTTCTACTGAACGCCCGCTGCGACCTGCAGGCGGTCAACATCCACGGAGACTCTCCTCTACACATCGCTGCTCGGGAGAATCGCTTTGAATGTGTCAC GCTCTTCCTCACTCGGGGAGCAGATGTGTTTCTGAAGAACCGCGAGGGAGAGACTCCACCAGACTGCTGCAGCCACAACTCCAAGGCCTGGGCGGCCCTGCAGACCAACCGGAGGGAGAGGGACGCCAGGAGCACCAGGCTCTCTCGAGTGGAGGCGAAAGTCCTTCAGAG TGACATAGCTCTGGGGCAAGAGAAGGTTCCCCTTCCCTGTGTCAACTCTGTGGACAGCGAACCATACCCGGACGACTACAAATACATCCCCGAAAACTGTGTCACCTCCCCCATGAACATCGACAGGAACATAACGCACTTACAG TACTGTGTTTGTAAAGAAAACTGTTCCACGAGTATCTGCATGTGTGGGCAACTGAGTCTGCGCTGCTGGTACGACAAG AGGGGTTGTCTGCTACCTGAGTTCTGCCGGGAGGAGCCTCCGCTCATCTTTGAGTGCAACCATGCATGCTCCTGTTGGAGGACCTGCAAGAACCGCGTGGTGCAAAACGGAATCAG GACCCGGCTTCAGCTCTTCAGGACCAGTAAGAAGGGCTGGGGTGTCCGTGCAGTACAAGACATACCACAGGGGACCTTTGTATGCGA GTACGTTGGTGAGATCATCTCCGAAGCCGAAGCAGAAATGAGGCAGAATGACACTTACCTGTTCAGCCTGGATGATAAG CCACAAGACCTATACTGCATCGACGCTCGTTTCTATGGAAACATCAGCCGCTTCCTCAATCACATGTGCGAGCCCAACCTGTTTGCCTGTCGAGTGTTCACGACCCACCAGGACCTCCGGTTCCCACACATTGCCTTCTTTGCCAGTGAAAACATCAAGGCTGGAGAAGAGCTCGG atttAATTACGGCGACCACTTCTGGGAAGTCAAAAGCAAGTCGTTCAGCTGCGAATGCGGTTCTTCCATGTGCAAGTACTCGTCAGCGGCCATGGCGTCGCTGCAGGCCGACAGCACACCAGAGGGCCGGCAGCAGCCCAGTGCGTCGCCCGACACCAGCTCTTCTAACGCCCCTACCAGCCCGTCCTAA